A region of Dermabacter vaginalis DNA encodes the following proteins:
- a CDS encoding cytochrome c oxidase subunit 4 yields MRTNVIIFALIGCFVTVVGVVYTLLTLNVDPGGIEWVGVPALFALAAMCWMIAIYVWMNERRFGGGAQDDDDAEVHEEAGHKGIFAPYSWAPLVCAVGASLAFGGFPIAHWITALGIVIGMIGVVMWVMAYSVGHNNH; encoded by the coding sequence ATGCGCACCAACGTCATCATCTTCGCCCTCATCGGTTGTTTCGTGACCGTCGTCGGCGTCGTTTACACCCTCCTCACCCTCAATGTCGATCCCGGCGGGATCGAATGGGTCGGTGTTCCCGCACTCTTTGCCCTCGCGGCGATGTGCTGGATGATCGCCATCTACGTGTGGATGAACGAACGCCGCTTCGGCGGCGGCGCCCAGGACGACGACGATGCTGAGGTTCACGAAGAGGCTGGCCACAAGGGCATCTTCGCCCCATACAGCTGGGCACCCCTCGTGTGTGCAGTCGGAGCTTCCCTCGCGTTCGGCGGGTTCCCGATCGCCCACTGGATCACCGCGCTCGGAATCGTGATTGGCATGATTGGCGTCGTCATGTGGGTGATGGCCTACTCCGTGGGGCACAACAACCACTGA
- the ctaD gene encoding cytochrome c oxidase subunit I: MSTTTTETTRRFAPAQPETKKGNQFFKLLTTTDHKTIGIMYMATAFFFFCFGGVLALLIRAELWEPGLQVVVSKGQYNQLFTMHGTIMLLMFGTPLFAGFANYLLPLQIGAVDMAFPRLNMFSYWLTAFGALIACAGFLTPQGAASFGWFAYAPLSDTTFTPGLGGDLWAFGLCMQGFGTILGAVNFITTIITMRMPGMTMFRMPIFTWNILITSILILMVFPPLAAALFALGADRVLDANIFDPANGGPILWQHLFWFFGHPEVYVLALPFFGIASEIIPVFSRKPIFGYKTLVYATISIAALSVTVWAHHMFTTGAVMLDFFSFMTMMIAVPTGVKFFNWVGTMWRGSITFESPMLFTLGFMTTFLFGGLTGVILSTPVLDFHLSDTYFVVAHFHYVIFGTVAFEMFAGFYFWWPKMFGYKLREDLAKIHFWLLLVGFHMTFLIQHFMGVEGAPRRYMNYLSEDGFQWMNQFSTIGAFILGASTLPFILNVVLTHTKGKKVTVNDPWGYGASLEWATSCPPPRHNFAELPRIRSERPAFDQKFPEVAAVDQVHVNRDEATLASAHGGK, from the coding sequence GTGAGCACTACTACCACAGAAACCACGCGCCGCTTCGCCCCGGCACAGCCTGAGACGAAGAAGGGTAACCAGTTCTTCAAGCTCCTCACCACGACCGATCACAAGACGATCGGCATCATGTACATGGCAACCGCCTTTTTCTTCTTCTGCTTTGGCGGCGTGCTTGCGCTTCTCATCCGCGCTGAACTGTGGGAGCCCGGTCTACAGGTTGTCGTGTCGAAGGGCCAGTACAACCAGCTCTTCACGATGCACGGCACGATCATGCTTCTTATGTTCGGCACGCCTCTGTTCGCGGGATTCGCGAACTACCTTCTGCCGCTGCAGATCGGTGCTGTCGACATGGCGTTCCCACGCCTGAACATGTTCTCCTACTGGCTCACCGCTTTCGGTGCCCTCATTGCGTGCGCGGGCTTCCTCACCCCCCAGGGTGCGGCTTCCTTTGGTTGGTTCGCCTACGCGCCCCTTTCTGACACCACCTTTACGCCGGGCCTCGGCGGTGACCTGTGGGCCTTCGGTTTGTGCATGCAGGGCTTCGGCACCATCCTCGGCGCCGTCAACTTCATCACCACTATCATCACGATGCGTATGCCCGGCATGACCATGTTCCGCATGCCGATCTTCACGTGGAACATCCTCATCACGTCGATTCTCATCCTCATGGTCTTCCCGCCGCTCGCCGCCGCGCTCTTCGCCCTCGGCGCCGACCGCGTGCTCGACGCGAACATCTTCGACCCCGCGAACGGCGGGCCGATCCTCTGGCAGCACCTCTTCTGGTTCTTCGGCCACCCCGAGGTGTACGTGCTCGCACTCCCGTTCTTCGGCATTGCCTCGGAGATCATCCCCGTCTTCAGCCGCAAGCCCATCTTCGGCTACAAGACCCTGGTCTACGCGACCATTTCGATCGCCGCCCTCTCCGTGACAGTGTGGGCCCACCATATGTTCACGACCGGCGCCGTCATGCTCGACTTCTTCTCGTTCATGACGATGATGATCGCCGTGCCCACGGGTGTGAAGTTCTTCAACTGGGTGGGCACCATGTGGCGCGGGTCCATCACCTTCGAATCACCGATGCTCTTCACGCTTGGCTTCATGACCACCTTCCTCTTTGGTGGCCTCACCGGCGTGATCCTGTCGACCCCGGTGCTCGACTTCCACCTGAGCGACACCTACTTCGTTGTCGCCCACTTCCACTACGTCATCTTCGGCACGGTTGCCTTCGAAATGTTCGCGGGCTTCTACTTCTGGTGGCCCAAGATGTTCGGATACAAGCTCCGTGAAGACCTCGCGAAGATCCACTTCTGGCTTCTTCTCGTAGGCTTCCACATGACCTTCCTTATCCAGCACTTCATGGGTGTCGAAGGTGCTCCGCGCCGCTACATGAACTACCTCTCTGAGGACGGCTTCCAGTGGATGAACCAGTTCTCCACGATTGGTGCGTTCATCCTTGGCGCCTCGACCCTCCCGTTCATCCTCAACGTTGTGCTTACCCACACGAAGGGCAAGAAGGTCACCGTCAACGATCCGTGGGGCTACGGCGCCTCCCTCGAGTGGGCCACCTCGTGCCCGCCGCCGCGCCACAACTTCGCCGAACTACCGCGCATCCGCTCGGAACGCCCGGCTTTCGACCAGAAGTTCCCCGAAGTTGCCGCTGTCGATCAGGTTCACGTCAATCGCGACGAGGCAACACTCGCTAGCGCCCACGGAGGTAAGTAA